CAAACTAAAGATACAAAAGCTCTTGAGGACTAGGTTACAACCCTACTCTTCAATTTCTTCTTTTATTTCTTCTAAAAAATCCTCAGCTGAGGGTAGATCTGCAACGCATAAATCCTCAACTTCCATTTCTTCTTCCGTTTCAGAGCGATCTTTAGGCTGAGTTAAGCCTTTGATGATCACATGAACAGCAGCAACATGTAAACCTGTGTATTCGGATATTTCAGAAACTATACATCCCTGTATTTCTTCTGTTTTTTCTGGGATAGAGACTCCGTATTCAACATTGACTTCAACGCGAACTTTTACCAAATGATTTTTAGAATCCTGTTCTACATAAATCCCTTTCATTCTTTCGATATCTCTACCGAACAAGGTATCAATTAAGTTCCCTCCTAAAAGGGCAACTCCGTTGATTTTAGCTAAACAATGTAAAATTATTACTTGAATTACACGAGTCTCTATATCCCGGCTGAACACAGTCTCAGGGAATTCAATTTCCTTCACATCTAATTTCAAATTTTGCTTATCCATTATTCCTCCTATGTGCCTATTTCGCTAGCGAGAAATGTACTCTATAGAAATAATAAGCGCTAGTGATTAGTCTAATGGTCAAGCGGTTAATATGCTACCCTCAATGCTTCCTATTTCCTTTTTTTTGATTTACATTATCTTAGGGTTTCTAGCTGCGTATCTGGCTATCAGAAAAAATCGCAATCCAATAGGCTGGTTTCTAGCTGGGATGTGCTTTGGGTTCTTCGGAATCATTATTCTTCTTGTTTTACCAGATCTTCCTCCCAGCAACAGGGATCCTACTTCTGACTCCGATTCTGAGGATGACGAACCTTCAAATAATGTCTTACACTCTATTTTAGAGGATGCCTCTGTTACTTCGACACCTCCTCCTGTTGATCAGGTGCCTGTAGACACAGAAAAATGGTTTTATCTAGATAATGAAAGAAAAAATGTAGGTCCTTTGTCTTTAGAAAA
This window of the Chlamydia sp. BM-2023 genome carries:
- a CDS encoding Asp23/Gls24 family envelope stress response protein encodes the protein MDKQNLKLDVKEIEFPETVFSRDIETRVIQVIILHCLAKINGVALLGGNLIDTLFGRDIERMKGIYVEQDSKNHLVKVRVEVNVEYGVSIPEKTEEIQGCIVSEISEYTGLHVAAVHVIIKGLTQPKDRSETEEEMEVEDLCVADLPSAEDFLEEIKEEIEE
- a CDS encoding GYF domain-containing protein is translated as MLPSMLPISFFLIYIILGFLAAYLAIRKNRNPIGWFLAGMCFGFFGIIILLVLPDLPPSNRDPTSDSDSEDDEPSNNVLHSILEDASVTSTPPPVDQVPVDTEKWFYLDNERKNVGPLSLENLLAFLRNKENLSKESINPEDVWVWKKGMSNWERVRNVPELNEALKILK